One window from the genome of Lutra lutra chromosome X, mLutLut1.2, whole genome shotgun sequence encodes:
- the LOC125092243 gene encoding huntingtin-interacting protein M, producing the protein MSGKKNHESSHQTQAHLITTELRFPVSYVDRLLQEDQYTHRLSSSTTDFLLAMLDYLTDYILDLVGTEANNNNMLTAPQDVERAVDSGGDPHPRLKDTAFTLFDEMPGSRRNG; encoded by the coding sequence ATGTCaggaaagaaaaaccatgagagctCCCATCAGACTCAAGCCCATCTTATAACAACTGAGCTCCGGTTCCCTGTGAGCTACGTGGACCGCCTCCTGCAGGAGGACCAATACACACATCGTCTGAGTTCATCCACAACTGACTTCCTCCTTGCCATGCTTGACTACCTCACTGACTACATTCTGGACCTGGTGGGCACTGaggccaacaacaacaacatgctGACTGCCCCACAAGATGTGGAGAGAGCAGTGGACAGCGGTGGAGACCCCCATCCACGCTTGAAGGATACAGCCTTCACACTGTTCGATGAGATGCCTGGATCCAGAAGGAACGGCTAA